In Gossypium raimondii isolate GPD5lz chromosome 12, ASM2569854v1, whole genome shotgun sequence, a single window of DNA contains:
- the LOC105762470 gene encoding stress-related protein — MEKTLVDADFKQPVEAESTMKSTVESNHKQIEAISNPENIQKKLKYLDFIQVVSIYVVVCVSSIYEYAKENSGPLKPGVQTVEETVKTVIGPVYDKFRDVPFELLKFVDCKVDKSLSQLERHVPSMVKQSSSQARTVASEVQRVGVVDVAKSITRDIYTKYKLTAKAMYDKYERVAEQYAVFAWRSLNRLPFFPQVAQVVLPTTAYWSEKYNQVVQHFGENGYVVAAYLPLIPINRIAKVFIDDGRAPVVSSNGESVLRQ; from the exons ATGGAGAAAACGTTGGTGGATGCAGATTTCAAACAGCCGGTGGAGGCTGAAAGCACCATGAAATCGACGGTCGAATCAAATCACAAACAAATAGAAGCTATAAGT AACCcagaaaatattcaaaagaaaCTCAAGTATCTAGATTTCATTCAAGTGGTGTCAATCTATGTGGTTGTGTGTGTTTCAAGCATCTATGAGTACGCTAAGGAAAACTCCGGTCCACTTAAACCGGGGGTTCAAACCGTCGAAGAAACTGTTAAGACTGTCATCGGTCCCGTTTACGATAAATTTCGCGATGTACCGTTTGAACTCCTCAAATTTGTTGATTGCAAG GTAGACAAGTCACTGAGTCAACTGGAGCGTCACGTTCCATCTATGGTGAAGCAATCTTCAAGCCAGGCTCGAACTGTGGCGTCAGAGGTCCAACGAGTCGGGGTCGTAGACGTGGCTAAGTCAATCACAAGAGACATTTACACCAAGTATAAACTGACAGCTAAAGCGATGTATGACAAGTACGAGCGGGTGGCTGAACAGTACGCTGTTTTCGCTTGGCGATCTCTTAATCGTCTCCCGTTTTTCCCTCAAGTGGCACAGGTAGTGCTCCCTACGACTGCTTACTGGTCGGAGAAGTACAATCAGGTTGTTCAACATTTCGGGGAGAATGGTTACGTGGTGGCAGCGTACCTCCCATTGATTCCGATAAATAGAATTGCAAAGGTTTTCATAGACGACGGGAGAGCGCCGGTCGTTTCGAGTAACGGTGAATCAGTTCTAAGGCAATAA